The DNA segment TAACTCGCGCATGCCCTGTGAAGTACAAGCCAAAATCAGATAGTCAGCCCCGCTTACAACACTAGCCAGGTCGCTTGAGACTCTGACAGCTGGTGTCAGCGCCTGCTGTCTTGGCTTATCAATGATTTGACCCTGACTGAGCCTGGCGCTGCGCTCTTGATTGCGGCAAAAAACTCGCACGCTATAGCCTGGCTTTTGCCCGAGCATATGAGCCAGAGTCAGCCCCCAGGAGCCCGCCCCTAAAATAGACAGGTTGATTACTTCTGCGCTTTCGCCTGCTTTGCTCTCAACAGAGTTGTTAATAGCCATCCAGAGATGCCTTTCGATTAGATCCCTGTTCTAATTTTAGAACCTTTTATATCTTGGAAAGCCATTAGATATGAGACAAAAGGAAATGACGTAGCAAAGAGATAGCTCCCCGCTCCACATTTAGAGGCGCAAATAACAACACAAGTGCAAGCAAGCTGACAAAACGTCAAGAAAAACAAAGCACCGCAGGCGACGCCCGGCACCACTGGCAGTGCAAAAAAAACAATTTAGCGCGCTACTGATTCTTCCTGGTAGGCGACTGCACAGTTGCGACCGGCATTTTTAGCCTGTTGCAGAGCCTTAAATGCTGAGCTGATCCAGGACTCCACAGTCATTGTCTTAGCATCAAGGATGCTGATGCCAGCAGAGCAAGTGGCATAAAACCCAGAATGTGAAAGAGTGGAATGTTGAATCGAGGCAAAATCAGCCAACAGTCTACCAGACAGTGCCATTGCTTCAGTCTCATCAAGCCCCTCGGCGATGATACCAAACTCGTCACCAGCGTATCTACCGATGATGTCTGATTGACGCAATCTACGTCTCAACAAAAGCGACAGAGCAACAAGCACTTTGTCACCGCCAGGATAGCCATGACGCTCGTTGACTGAGCGGAAGTAATCGATATCGAGCAGTATAAGGGCAGTAAACCCTGTGTGTCGGCGTCTTTGAGCAATCACGGTCTGTGCTTGCTCCATAAAGCTAGTGTGATTAAGCAGCGAGGTCAGACCATCACGCCGCAGTAGTGTCTTGAGAAATCTGGCCCGCTCCAATCGACTACTGACTGAGCTTAGTAGCAAAGCTGGTGGCACCGGCTTGACCAGGTGGTCATCACCACCTGCTCTGGCACTCTCGATACGTGCATCAATCTGACCCTGGGTAGTCAAAAACAATACTGGCAATGTGGCATGACGCTCGTCTTGCCTGATATAGCGAGCAAGCTCATAACCGGTCATACCGGGCAGCATCACATCCAGTAGCACCAAATCTGGCTGGAAGGCTGACATATAAGACTCGAAGTTTTTGGGATCTGTGCAAGTGCGCACCTGATAGCCAGCAGACTCCAAAAAGGCTCGAATAAAAGCAGCTTGATCAGGATCGTCTTCAACAGAGAGGATACGCGGTGTCTCTTGATAGCGCTTATCGAGTAAATAGCGCAAGCGTCTAAACATCGCTTTGACATCGACAGGTTTTTCGAAGTGGGCATCAGCTCCGCAGTGAATAGAGCGCACTTTGTCTAAAAATCCAGTTTGTTTGGAGACAATGACAATCGCCATCTCGTCTCCACCAGGCATAGCCCGCACCCGCTCAACAAGCTCATAAGCATCGCCATCAGGTAGTGGAATCTCAAGAATGAGCCCCTCAGGCATGCGTTTTTCGAGTTCGATAATTGTGGTGGCAAAAGAACGTGCTGAGCGAAAAGAAAAGCCATGCTCTTCTACTTGTTTGCGCAAACTTGCCAGATCTTTCTGGTCCTCGTCAATGACCAGGACTTCCTGTCTGCCAGAGTTATTGATGCTGCGCACTTTACCGAGATTGGTTGTCTCAGGTGCGTCCTCGCCACCAGTAAATTGCACTGATAGCTCTTGCAAGAGCACTTTGAGTTTTTCTAAATCAACAGGAGATGCTGGTCCGGTCTGAGCGGTGATACCATCACAAATGCGCTCACCTTCCAGCCCCATGGCTGAAACTTTTTGAAAGCCATACATACTGCCAGAGCCCGCCAACCAGTGGAAGTGACGGCTCAACTGCTGCACCAGATCTTTGTTCATCGGGTTAGAAATGAGCTTGGTGACAAGCTCAATTATCTGCGCGAGACGATCCGTAGAGCGCTGGACATATTGGCTCTTTAACTCAGAAAAGGTCTCCTGCCAGGAAGCCATAAAGTGCTTTATGCCTCCAGAATGGCCCGCATTTGATTGGCCAACACTGTGGGATCAAAGGGCTTGGTCAAAACTCCTCTAGCACCCATGCGCTTGAGTTTTTCTATCTCAGAGGTCATCGCTTTTGCTGTCAAGAAAATGACAGGAATATTGCGCGTGCGATCATTGCTGCGCAGGGCTTCAAGCGTGCTCGGTCCATCCATGATCGGCATCATCATATCGAGGAGAATCACATCAGGCTGCTCTACAGCCGCCTTATTGACGCCGTCCTGACCGTTTTCTGCCTCAATTACATCCAGGCCACCCAAGAGACTCAGACTCATACACGCAATGGCCCGTGTATCTTCTTCATCATCAATGATGAGAACTCTCATTAGTAATACAGCTCCTTAAATGGGGTCAACCCCCGATACGCGAACGCCTTTTCCAACTACTTATATATAGGCAAAAAAATACGCCACTAAATGATTAATACCCAGCTTGTACCTTTTCACCCTGGCAAAGTCTCTAGTTTTTGACCAGCTACTCCACCGACTCCATATCGCCTAAAAACTCTTCAGTATCGGTCACCACCAGCCTTGGTGCAGGGCCAGTACCAGCCTCGCTACTGGCAGCCTCGGCCTTGGCATTTGCCAAGATTTTGTTGATTTGATCACCTAGCTTGAGTGGGTCAAATGGCTTGGTAATTACAGCCAGGGCACCCATTGATTTCATTTTTTCAAAACCTTCAAACATACCTACTGTGGTGCAAAAAATCACAGGTACATCACTGGTCTCTGGGTAAGTACGCAAATTAGTAAGTGTCTGTTGCCCATCCATACCAGGCATACAGAGATCTAGCAAAATCACATCAGGCTTTTCTTCTTTGGCAAGTTCAATGCCTTCCTTGCCTGACGCCGCCTCTCGCACATCTGCCCCGGACAAAAGCCCCAGACAACTACTTGCCACTGTGCGAAAGTCCTCCTCGTCATCAATTATGAGAACCTTCATTGATACCTCTTAAAAGTGCTTATGTTATCAGGTCTAAAATCGAAAAATTACTGCTGGTAGACAGCAGGCACTGGAATAGATTGTTGCGGGGCGCCTGTACCAGGAGGTTGGATAGTGCTCTGGGCAATTGGCACTCTAAACCAGAAGCAGCTACCACGCCCTTCTTCAGACTCTACACCAATCGAGCCGCCATGCTGCTCGACAATACCCTTACAAATTGCCAGACCTAGACCGGTACCACCCTTCTTCTTGGCGTCAGAGGCTTCGACCTGTTGGAATCTCTGGAATAGCCGGTTTTTAAAGGCCTCAGGAATACCACGACCTCGGTCAATAACTTGGACCTCGACAAACCCGCCTGGATACTCCTGCGCTGATACCGTGACAGCCGCACCCTTGGGTGAGAATTTGACAGCGTTTGAGACAAGGTTGACGATAACTTGAACGAGACGGTCACCATCGGCATGCACCACAAGTGGCGTGGGCTGGATATCGAGAGTGACACCGTTATTGGCAGCAAAGGCACTGACAGCTTGCTCGGAGCGCTCCAGCACATTGGTCAAAGGAGTATTTTCCATGACCATATCGAGCTTGCCAGCTTCCAGTTTTTCGATGTCGAGGATGTCGTTGATAAGACCAATCAGTCGGATAGTGTTGCGCTCGGCGATACCCACTACCTTTTTGACCTGATCAGGCAAGACGCCCATGGCGCCTACAGCGAGGAGGGTCAGTGAACCACGGATAGATGTAAGCGGTGTACGCAATTCGTGCGATACAGTCGATACGAATTCCTTTTTCATACGCTCGATTTCTCGGCGCTCTGACACATCAAGGATGTTAAGCATGTAGTGGGCCTTGCCATCACCAAACTCGGTTTCGGCAAGTGATATTTCTACAGGGAAGTCTTCGTTGCGAGCATTGAGACAGTCAAATTCACCGATGCGGTTATGGGCTTTGCTAAACAAAGTCTCCATAAATGCAGCACGATCATTAGCATCATTGACGTTAAATATGCGACTGTCGCCAAACAGAGACATAAGGTGCCGTCCCACCATCTCATGGCTGCGCATAGCAAACATGCTCTCAGAGCGGGGGTTGACTGACTCCACCCGACCATCGCGGTCGATGATGAGTAGTCCCACCAACATATGGTCGATGATTTTGCGGATGCGCATTTCAGATTGACGCAGAGTGTCTTCTGCAAATTTACGCTGAGTGATGTCGTGGGCTACGCAAAACAGAGCGCGGTCTTTTTCGGACCAGTCTGCCGACCACAAGACATGCACCAGGTTGCCATCACGCTTTTTGACTCGGTTTTCAAAACTGACTTTACCAGTGGCACCGCGGACAGATCTGACCGAGCGGATTGTGTCAGGCACGTCTTCTGGCAAAATAACTTCGATAAAGCGACGACCCATAAGCTCGTCTGGATAATAGCCCCAGCTCTCATAAGAGGCGGGGTTGATAGCCACAAACTTACCGTCCATGTCAATCGAGCAAATAACGTCAGCTGCGTTTTCGATAACGGCACGCTCTTTGCGGCTGGCTTCAGCGAGG comes from the Candidatus Obscuribacter sp. genome and includes:
- a CDS encoding PAS domain S-box protein, producing the protein MRLNLNLKISHKGFILVLVPLVFELVFLIILSVLLQKAEEEVQRQVRSKAIISQANALSKLFYDAGVAMGGYSITKSPLFSDRYDKIVRQIPLDLGELSNLVGDNDKQQQILVRLKTITSDGLKILGEAKSAIDDNRVDVAQFRARHMYKQIRQLADQLQDELKGLTEDERKIENESPEQQNRSRTMVKVFLVVGVVVNIAIAFLLLYYFLKSISIRLNTVTDNSFRLARGQRLNPPLAGADEIAQLDDAFRSMAEALAEASRKERAVIENAADVICSIDMDGKFVAINPASYESWGYYPDELMGRRFIEVILPEDVPDTIRSVRSVRGATGKVSFENRVKKRDGNLVHVLWSADWSEKDRALFCVAHDITQRKFAEDTLRQSEMRIRKIIDHMLVGLLIIDRDGRVESVNPRSESMFAMRSHEMVGRHLMSLFGDSRIFNVNDANDRAAFMETLFSKAHNRIGEFDCLNARNEDFPVEISLAETEFGDGKAHYMLNILDVSERREIERMKKEFVSTVSHELRTPLTSIRGSLTLLAVGAMGVLPDQVKKVVGIAERNTIRLIGLINDILDIEKLEAGKLDMVMENTPLTNVLERSEQAVSAFAANNGVTLDIQPTPLVVHADGDRLVQVIVNLVSNAVKFSPKGAAVTVSAQEYPGGFVEVQVIDRGRGIPEAFKNRLFQRFQQVEASDAKKKGGTGLGLAICKGIVEQHGGSIGVESEEGRGSCFWFRVPIAQSTIQPPGTGAPQQSIPVPAVYQQ
- a CDS encoding response regulator — encoded protein: MASWQETFSELKSQYVQRSTDRLAQIIELVTKLISNPMNKDLVQQLSRHFHWLAGSGSMYGFQKVSAMGLEGERICDGITAQTGPASPVDLEKLKVLLQELSVQFTGGEDAPETTNLGKVRSINNSGRQEVLVIDEDQKDLASLRKQVEEHGFSFRSARSFATTIIELEKRMPEGLILEIPLPDGDAYELVERVRAMPGGDEMAIVIVSKQTGFLDKVRSIHCGADAHFEKPVDVKAMFRRLRYLLDKRYQETPRILSVEDDPDQAAFIRAFLESAGYQVRTCTDPKNFESYMSAFQPDLVLLDVMLPGMTGYELARYIRQDERHATLPVLFLTTQGQIDARIESARAGGDDHLVKPVPPALLLSSVSSRLERARFLKTLLRRDGLTSLLNHTSFMEQAQTVIAQRRRHTGFTALILLDIDYFRSVNERHGYPGGDKVLVALSLLLRRRLRQSDIIGRYAGDEFGIIAEGLDETEAMALSGRLLADFASIQHSTLSHSGFYATCSAGISILDAKTMTVESWISSAFKALQQAKNAGRNCAVAYQEESVAR
- a CDS encoding response regulator, whose protein sequence is MRVLIIDDEEDTRAIACMSLSLLGGLDVIEAENGQDGVNKAAVEQPDVILLDMMMPIMDGPSTLEALRSNDRTRNIPVIFLTAKAMTSEIEKLKRMGARGVLTKPFDPTVLANQMRAILEA
- a CDS encoding response regulator, which produces MKVLIIDDEEDFRTVASSCLGLLSGADVREAASGKEGIELAKEEKPDVILLDLCMPGMDGQQTLTNLRTYPETSDVPVIFCTTVGMFEGFEKMKSMGALAVITKPFDPLKLGDQINKILANAKAEAASSEAGTGPAPRLVVTDTEEFLGDMESVE